One genomic window of Desmospora activa DSM 45169 includes the following:
- a CDS encoding YunC family protein has translation MVQLQPLKIEGHTVLGIEVKLPKTNLLVITTDKGYIMCGALDVELLNKRLPDRKIVAGRAVGVRTLSDLLEAPLEMVTLEGEAQGITPGMSGRDALLKML, from the coding sequence ATGGTTCAACTTCAGCCACTAAAGATAGAGGGTCACACCGTTTTGGGCATTGAAGTGAAGCTACCTAAAACCAATCTGTTGGTGATCACTACCGATAAGGGGTATATCATGTGTGGGGCCTTGGATGTTGAGCTGCTCAACAAGCGTCTGCCTGATCGCAAAATTGTAGCCGGTCGCGCAGTCGGTGTGCGAACACTTTCCGATTTGTTGGAGGCTCCCTTGGAAATGGTCACCCTGGAAGGGGAAGCGCAGGGAATCACTCCCGGTATGAGCGGTCGCGATGCGTTGTTAAAGATGTTGTGA
- a CDS encoding DUF6154 family protein: MRFVDDIYSLYREQLGEDEENAISVVLNILEDQSRQDMMTLIGGMEDEEVIQMVGVYLVEMLKMKMAQEGQLGEDDTVPGPRYH; encoded by the coding sequence ATGCGTTTTGTGGACGACATCTATTCATTATACCGGGAACAGCTGGGAGAAGACGAGGAAAACGCCATTTCAGTTGTGCTCAATATATTGGAAGATCAGAGCCGCCAGGATATGATGACCTTAATCGGAGGAATGGAAGACGAAGAAGTGATTCAGATGGTAGGGGTTTATTTGGTGGAAATGCTTAAAATGAAAATGGCACAAGAAGGGCAGTTGGGCGAAGACGACACCGTGCCGGGCCCTCGCTATCATTGA
- a CDS encoding QueT transporter family protein: protein MSTRHLTAIAMIAALYAVLTMALAPLSYGPVQLRISEILTVLPYFTPLAIPGLFIGAAIANLLSPVGFYDVIFGSLASLIAAWLTARMPRPWLAPLPPVLVNAVIIGILLGTVSGLPVTVFAAMLYVGLGQLLVCYGLGLPFLYLLRRFRDHIPGARPKR, encoded by the coding sequence ATGTCCACTCGTCATTTGACAGCCATTGCGATGATTGCCGCTCTATACGCCGTCCTCACGATGGCGTTGGCCCCGTTATCTTATGGGCCCGTCCAGTTGCGTATCTCCGAGATTTTAACCGTTTTGCCTTATTTCACACCGCTGGCCATTCCTGGATTGTTTATCGGAGCTGCGATCGCTAATTTATTGAGTCCGGTGGGTTTTTATGATGTGATCTTTGGAAGCTTGGCCTCTTTGATCGCCGCTTGGCTTACTGCCCGAATGCCGCGACCATGGTTGGCTCCCCTACCTCCTGTGCTCGTCAATGCGGTTATCATCGGCATTTTGCTGGGAACAGTAAGCGGCCTCCCAGTCACGGTATTCGCAGCCATGTTATATGTTGGATTGGGACAGCTGCTGGTTTGTTATGGATTGGGGCTTCCCTTTCTCTATCTTCTTCGTCGCTTTCGGGATCATATTCCCGGCGCTCGTCCTAAGCGCTGA
- a CDS encoding bifunctional metallophosphatase/5'-nucleotidase, with protein MSRRTRVHLIHTNDIHSHFEVMPQIHRIVNDLKRECHDQGEACWILDIGDHMDRSAIETEGTGGMANRHVLETSGYDMMTLGNNELLTFSKQELNELFQDASFHVLAANVTDASGEEVDWIQQWILREQEGFCLAFIGVTIPFTEFYQLLGWTVEDPYHILARQVSRLRREADAVVVLSHLGYNHDRRLAAEIPGIDVIMGAHTHHLLEQPERVGDTWIAAAGKFGSHVGHLMLDWDQVSRRLSVSGRTIPVVNISPDKTVLRLIDEDRVKAEQRLSHPIIQLEHDLTIDWFGESSLGNLLADSLLSWVEAECALVNAGQILGNLYAGALTRGHIHQICPHPINPCTMTLPGEIIQKSLEESLLQDVQHKEIRGFGFRGKQLGTMNVAGLDIVYDPNGVPTERIREIRIGGQPLKSERLYRVATIDMFTFGIGYEEIQQGTDLRFYLPEFLRDVMAQHLTIPGVLERAQRRRWHPTG; from the coding sequence GTGAGTCGCAGGACCCGCGTTCACCTCATACATACCAACGATATCCATAGTCATTTTGAGGTTATGCCGCAGATCCATCGGATTGTGAATGATCTCAAGCGGGAATGTCATGACCAGGGCGAAGCGTGTTGGATATTGGACATCGGTGATCACATGGATCGCTCTGCCATTGAAACGGAAGGCACTGGCGGAATGGCCAATCGCCATGTGCTGGAGACTTCCGGTTACGATATGATGACATTGGGGAACAACGAGCTATTGACGTTTTCCAAGCAAGAGCTAAACGAGCTGTTTCAAGACGCTTCTTTTCATGTGCTGGCAGCCAATGTTACCGATGCTTCCGGGGAAGAGGTCGACTGGATACAGCAGTGGATTTTGCGCGAACAGGAAGGGTTTTGTCTGGCCTTTATCGGGGTGACCATTCCATTTACGGAGTTTTATCAACTGTTGGGATGGACGGTAGAAGATCCCTATCATATTTTGGCCCGACAGGTCTCACGTTTGCGGCGCGAAGCGGACGCGGTGGTGGTGCTTTCCCATCTGGGGTATAATCATGATCGTCGTCTGGCGGCGGAAATTCCAGGTATTGATGTGATTATGGGAGCTCATACCCATCATCTATTGGAACAACCGGAGCGGGTAGGGGATACCTGGATTGCTGCCGCCGGTAAATTTGGCAGTCATGTGGGGCACTTGATGCTGGATTGGGACCAAGTATCCCGTCGATTATCGGTGTCGGGTCGAACGATTCCGGTTGTGAATATCTCTCCAGACAAAACGGTTTTACGCTTAATCGATGAGGATCGGGTAAAAGCGGAGCAGCGCTTGTCCCATCCGATTATCCAGTTGGAGCATGATTTAACTATCGATTGGTTTGGGGAATCTTCCTTGGGCAATTTGCTGGCGGATTCTCTTTTAAGCTGGGTGGAAGCGGAGTGTGCGCTGGTCAATGCCGGTCAGATCTTGGGGAACTTGTATGCGGGTGCGTTGACACGCGGCCACATCCACCAAATTTGTCCTCATCCCATCAATCCTTGCACCATGACTCTCCCAGGCGAAATCATACAAAAAAGCCTGGAGGAATCACTCCTTCAGGACGTACAGCACAAGGAGATCCGTGGCTTTGGCTTTCGTGGCAAACAGTTGGGAACCATGAATGTAGCTGGACTGGATATCGTATACGATCCAAACGGTGTCCCCACCGAACGTATTCGGGAGATTCGGATCGGGGGTCAACCCCTGAAATCGGAACGGCTATATCGAGTGGCTACGATTGATATGTTTACCTTTGGAATTGGCTATGAAGAGATTCAGCAAGGCACAGATCTCCGTTTTTATCTGCCGGAGTTTTTGCGGGATGTGATGGCACAACATCTGACGATACCGGGGGTGTTGGAACGGGCACAGCGGCGGCGTTGGCACCCGACGGGTTAA
- a CDS encoding sulfite exporter TauE/SafE family protein — MEWILLILIGLLAGTIGSLVGLGGGVIIVPALLFFAALFPEYSHITPQVAVGTSLILVIITALSSTISYTRQKRVDFPSAWAFFLASGPGAIVGAYLTNFFAPGSFFIAFGVIMIVNALITQFRDRLKSNTVKWDVKREFTDHEGNIYRYGYHRPTVWIGGFLIGILSSLFGIGGGSFMVPMMVVLFQFPPHVAIATSMFIMFLSSIVGSITHFIQGNIDWIAVLLIAPGAWFGGQLGAWISARISGKWLMIGFRIVILLVAVRMIIQGLA, encoded by the coding sequence TTGGAATGGATCTTACTGATCCTGATCGGATTGTTAGCTGGAACCATCGGCAGCTTGGTTGGTTTGGGTGGAGGGGTCATCATTGTTCCTGCGCTGCTCTTCTTCGCTGCGCTGTTTCCCGAATACAGCCATATCACCCCCCAGGTAGCGGTGGGAACATCATTGATTTTGGTCATTATAACCGCTTTATCATCCACAATCTCTTATACACGCCAAAAACGGGTCGATTTCCCCAGTGCTTGGGCCTTTTTCCTCGCCAGTGGCCCAGGGGCAATAGTGGGCGCATACTTGACAAACTTTTTCGCTCCCGGTTCCTTTTTTATCGCATTTGGTGTGATCATGATTGTAAACGCCCTTATCACCCAATTTCGGGATCGCTTGAAAAGCAATACGGTAAAGTGGGATGTCAAGCGGGAATTCACGGATCATGAGGGGAATATATACCGGTATGGATACCACCGTCCCACTGTATGGATCGGTGGTTTCCTGATCGGAATCCTGTCCAGCTTGTTTGGGATTGGAGGCGGATCGTTTATGGTGCCGATGATGGTGGTGCTGTTTCAATTTCCGCCTCATGTTGCCATCGCTACATCGATGTTTATTATGTTTTTATCATCCATTGTGGGTTCGATTACTCATTTTATCCAGGGGAATATCGATTGGATCGCGGTGCTGTTGATTGCGCCGGGGGCGTGGTTTGGCGGACAACTGGGCGCTTGGATCTCCGCCCGCATCAGCGGCAAGTGGCTGATGATCGGGTTTCGGATTGTGATCTTGCTCGTAGCGGTACGAATGATCATTCAGGGACTTGCATAA
- a CDS encoding DUF72 domain-containing protein — MVNGNLRNPIQVGVCGWGDHDLYPAGTPSREKLAVYAGHFPVVEVDSSYHAIQPPERMARWAQETPADFRFVVKAYREMTGHGRKAGAPARSMKEIFSDFERSLTPMAEIGKLALVLFQFPPWYDCQKKHVQYIRRCREAYPDWTVAVEFRHQSWFRPEYREQTLRFLEKEQLVHVICDEPQAGEGCVPIVSTATHPEQALIRFHGRNHSGWTASGRSNEEWRQVRYAYRYSREELVEWVSRIQDLKEQSRQVTLLFNNNSQGDAVDSARLMMELLGVTMEGLAPRQMDMF; from the coding sequence GTTGGGGAGACCATGATTTATATCCGGCGGGCACACCATCGCGGGAAAAATTGGCTGTCTATGCAGGCCATTTTCCGGTGGTGGAGGTGGACAGTAGCTATCATGCGATTCAACCGCCGGAACGAATGGCTCGCTGGGCGCAGGAAACACCGGCAGATTTCCGTTTTGTGGTAAAGGCTTACCGTGAAATGACGGGCCACGGGCGCAAGGCGGGTGCTCCGGCACGATCGATGAAGGAGATCTTTAGCGACTTTGAACGCTCGCTGACACCGATGGCGGAAATCGGCAAACTGGCGCTGGTGTTGTTTCAGTTTCCACCTTGGTATGATTGTCAAAAGAAGCATGTACAATATATCCGACGTTGTCGCGAAGCATACCCCGATTGGACCGTAGCGGTGGAGTTTCGCCATCAATCGTGGTTTCGGCCGGAATATCGGGAACAGACACTCCGTTTTCTGGAGAAGGAGCAGCTGGTGCATGTGATTTGTGATGAGCCTCAGGCAGGGGAAGGGTGTGTACCGATTGTTTCCACAGCAACCCATCCCGAGCAAGCGTTGATCCGTTTTCATGGCCGTAACCACTCCGGTTGGACCGCGTCGGGCCGATCCAATGAAGAGTGGCGGCAGGTGCGGTATGCGTATCGTTATTCCCGCGAAGAGCTGGTGGAATGGGTTTCACGCATCCAGGACTTGAAAGAGCAATCCCGTCAGGTTACGCTGTTGTTTAACAATAATTCGCAAGGGGATGCAGTGGACAGTGCACGCTTGATGATGGAGTTGCTGGGGGTAACGATGGAAGGATTAGCTCCACGACAGATGGATATGTTTTAG